One genomic window of Quercus robur chromosome 6, dhQueRobu3.1, whole genome shotgun sequence includes the following:
- the LOC126732870 gene encoding probable prolyl 4-hydroxylase 9, with protein sequence MKGKTGKGNWNLSLILKANKLGLPSVILLCSFFFLAGFYASAFFSLVSVPDISGARPRSRLLDSVNEEESHYNLLNSGETGDDSITSIPFQVLSWRPRALYFPNFATAEQCESIIKLAEPRLRPSTVALRPGETADNTQGIRTSSGVFISASEDKTLDFIEGKIARATMLPRIHGEAFNILRYEIGQLYKSHYDAFNPAEYGPQKSQRMASFLLYLSDVDKGGETMFPFENGLNMDGSYDFKDCIGLKVKPRKGDGLLFYSIFPNATIDPMSLHGSCPVIKGVKWVATKWIRDEEQND encoded by the exons ATGAAAGGGAAAACCGGGAAAGGAAATTGGAACCTGAGCCTGATCCTGAAAGCGAACAAGCTAGGGTTACCGTCTGTCATTCTCTTAtgctccttcttcttcctcgcTGGCTTCTACGCCTCCGCTTTCTTCTCTCTGGTCTCTGTGCCGGACATTTCTGGTGCTAGGCCAAGGTCGAGGCTACTCGATTCGGTCAACGAGGAGGAGAGCCACTACAATTTGTTGAACTCTGGAGAGACCGGTGACGATTCTATTACTTCAATTCCCTTTCAG GTATTGAGCTGGAGACCAAGGGCTctatattttccaaattttgcaACAGCAGAACAGTGTGAAAGCATAATAAAATTGGCCGAGCCGCGACTTAGACCGTCGACAGTGGCTTTAAGACCAGGAGAAACTGCAGATAACACCCAGGGAATTAGAACAAG TTCTGGCGTGTTTATTAGTGCTTCTGAAGACAAAACCTTGGACTTCATTGAGGGAAAAATTGCGAGGGCAACAATGCTTCCCAGGATCCATGGAGAG GCATTCAACATCTTGCGCTATGAGATTGGGCAGTTGTATAAATCTCATTATGATGCATTCAATCCTGCTGAGTATGGCCCACAGAAGAGCCAAAGG ATGGCTTCTTTCTTGTTGTATTTATCTGATGTTGACAAGGGAGGGGAAACTATGTTCCCATTTGAG AATGGCTTAAATATGGACGGAAGCTATGATTTCAAGGACTGTATTGGTTTGAAAGTGAAGCCACGGAAAGGGGATGGACTtctattttattcaatatttccAAATGCTACAATTGATCCG ATGTCACTTCATGGCAGCTGCCCTGTGATCAAAGGCGTAAAATGGGTGGCTACAAAGTGGATCAGGGATGAAGAAcaaaatgattaa
- the LOC126732869 gene encoding uncharacterized protein LOC126732869, with protein sequence MGVVIESSIWEPNPALFIFIFISCLFSIFLFPYASNSSSNKTSTLFDHGIPSSFLRFQRKFLFLYSLASAMEGLWSVFGEFELAYYGVSREQMVLYLCVGSAAALFVGTFLGVLSDLIGQAKFCLFFCILHFFVGIWKRVTSHPSVLVASICLSLTSSIFSFSFETWMVVQHEKQGHRQDSMSDTFWLMTYFESASFIGSQVFANWLVGDNLEKNIVSPSTAAIFLAMISIICFTRGLKGTIQTPAFTEYRMSFNAYIFGDKRIWLLAWAQACLHFSIAVFWILWAPTLVADGRELHLGLIYPCLLGARMLGSTVFPWLISGPSSLRTEDFLVYSFIIMGLVLSIVAYDYQEIGVLVTLFCLFHACVGLILPSLAKLRTMYVPNELRGGMISLSLAPANAAILIFLIQGGYYHNIGNAAVMAFAALGLLSAAGSMHVLKRLGKQPYQNWHKS encoded by the exons ATGGGGGTGGTGATCGAGAGCTCCATTTGGGAACCAAATCCCGCGCTCTTCATATTCATCTTCATCTCCTGCCTCTTCTCCATATTCCTCTTCCCTTATGCCTCTAACAGCAGCTCCAACAAAACCTCCACTCTCTTCGACCATGGAATCCCCTCTTCCTTCCTTCGCTTCCAGCGGAAATTTCTCTTCCTCTATTCCCTCGCTTCAG CAATGGAAGGACTGTGGTCAGTGTTTGGAGAGTTCGAGCTAGCTTATTATGGTGTTAGCAGAGAGCAAATGGTTTTGTATCTCTGTGTTGGTTCTGCAGCTGCTCTTTTCGTTGGCACTTTCTTAGGCGTGCTTTCCGATTTAAT AGGTCAAGCAAAATTTTGTCTGTTTTTTTGCATCCTTCACTTCTTTGTTGGCATATGGAAGAGGGTTACTTCTCATCCAAGTGTTCTGGTGGCAAGCATCTGTTTGTCTCTCACCTCTTCAATATTTTCATTCAGTTTTGAGACGTGGATGGTTGTTCAACATGAAAAG CAAGGGCACAGGCAAGATTCAATGAGTGATACATTTTGGTTAATGACTTATTTTGAGTCTGCATCTTTCATTGGAAGCCAGGTGTTTGCAAATTGGCTGGTTGGTGATAATTTGGAAAAGAACATAGTATCTCCTTCCACTGCAGCTATCTTCTTGGCAATGATAAGCATTATTTGTTTTACTAGAGGATTGAAAGGAACTATACAAACACCCGCATTTACGGAGTATAGAATGTCTTTCAATGCATATATTTTTGGTG ATAAAAGAATTTGGCTTTTGGCATGGGCACAAGCTTGCCTTCACTTCTCCATTGCAGTGTTTTGGATTCTGTGGGCCCCAACATTAGTG GCTGATGGACGAGAACTGCATCTAGGGTTGATATATCCTTGTTTGCTAGGTGCGAGAATGCTAGGAAGCACAGTATTCCCATGGCTTATTAGTGGACCATCATCACTTCGCACTGAGGATTTCCTAGTATATTCCTTTATTATAATGGGACTTGTGTTGTCTATAGTAGCTTATGATTATCAG GAAATTGGAGTTTTGGTCACACTATTTTGCTTGTTCCATGCTTGCGTTGGCCTGATTTTACCTTCACTTGCCAAATTGAGGACCAT GTATGTGCCAAATGAGCTGCGTGGAGGAATGATAAGCCTTTCTCTAGCCCCTGCAAATGCAGCAATTCTGATTTTTCTGATCCAA GGAGGCTACTATCATAACATTGGGAATGCAGCAGTAATGGCTTTTGCTGCACTGGGGCTACTCTCAGCAGCTGGTAGCATGCATGTATTGAAGCGATTAGGGAAGCAACCATATCAAAACTGGCACAAATCATGA